Below is a window of bacterium DNA.
GATGGTTCGATGGAAGTGTGGAAAGATGACGGCTCCCGGCAGTTCCCATCGGATTCCGGCACGGCGTTGACCGTGGGGACGTTCGACGGGGTGCACCGGGGGCATGTGCATATACTGGAAGAGCTGGTCCGGGTGTCACGCGAGGGCGGTCTGCGCTCGGTGGTGGTCACTTTCGATCCGCACCCCAGGCATGTGCTTCAGCCGGCCGTGGAGTTCGGCCTGCTCACCGGCGAGGCGGCCAAGACCCGTCTGATCGGCGCGCTGGGTGTGGACTATCTGGCCGTGACCCGTTTCGACCTGGCGCTGTCGCAGCTCCCGCCGGAGCGGTTCGTGGTCGATCACCTGCTCGAACGCTTCCGGATGCGCACCCTGGTCGTGGGCTATGACCACGCTTTCGGCAAGGATCGCGCCGGGGGGCAGCAGATGCTGTCCGAGATGTCGGACCGCCTGGGGTTCTCTCTGGTGCGGGTGCCGCCCGTGCTGCACGAGGGCCGGCCGATCTCAAGCTCGCGGGTGCGCCGGGCGCTGGAAGAGGGCCGCATGGCCGAGGCCGAGCACCTGCTCGGACGGTTCTACTCGTTCAGCGGGCGCGTGGTGCACGGCGCCGGTCGGGGACGCAAGCTGGGACACCCCACGGCCAACCTGGTCCCGCTGTTTGAGCGCAAGCAGCTTTTCCCGTCCGGTGTCTACGCCGCGCGGGTCAGTCTGGACGGGCGTTGGGTGCAGGGAGCGCTGTACTGGGGGCCGCGGCCGACTTTCAACGAGGATGAGCCGGGCTTGGAGCTGAACCTGTACGAGTTCGAGGCCGACCTGTACGACCGGGTCCTGGAAGTGGAGGTGGTCGAGCGTATCCGCCCGATCCGGAGCTTCCCGGATTCCGATGAGTTGATCCGGCAGATGGACCGTGACGATACGGCGGTCAGGAGGGTGCTGGAAGGCATCTAAAATCCGGCGCTGGACATGGCCGGGCAATTACTGAAACGAACCTGTCATACCAATAAACCAAAGGGTTGTTCACAACCTGAGTCAGCATCTGGAGGGAAGAGGTAGATGAGCATCACAGCAGAAGTAAAGGCCGGGCTGATCGAGCAGTACCGCAAGAACGAGAAGGATGTCGGATCGGCCTCCGTGCAGGTGGCGATCCTGACCGAGCGCATCCGCAACCTGACCGAGCATTTCAAGACGCACAAGAAGGACCACCATTCGCGGCGGGGACTGCTGAAGCTGGTCGGCCAGCGCAAGCGCCTGCTCGAATACCTGCGCAGGAGCAGCTTCAATGAGTACAAAGAACTCATTGGACGGCTGCAGTTGCGCAAGTAATCTGTTTCCGGCCGGGGCCTTTTTAGGCCGCGGCGCGAGTAAGCCCGTCGGAATAAGGGCGGCGTAAATCTTTCCGCTTGTCGGAAGTCCCGGTTTACGGACCTGAAATTTCGGGCGGTCCCCCTTAGGGAATCGGCTTATTCAAATCACAAAGCGGAAGGAATCACATGGTTTACAGACTTGAAAGAATGATCGGCGGGCGACCGCTGTCAATCGAAACCGGC
It encodes the following:
- the ribF gene encoding riboflavin biosynthesis protein RibF; this encodes MEVWKDDGSRQFPSDSGTALTVGTFDGVHRGHVHILEELVRVSREGGLRSVVVTFDPHPRHVLQPAVEFGLLTGEAAKTRLIGALGVDYLAVTRFDLALSQLPPERFVVDHLLERFRMRTLVVGYDHAFGKDRAGGQQMLSEMSDRLGFSLVRVPPVLHEGRPISSSRVRRALEEGRMAEAEHLLGRFYSFSGRVVHGAGRGRKLGHPTANLVPLFERKQLFPSGVYAARVSLDGRWVQGALYWGPRPTFNEDEPGLELNLYEFEADLYDRVLEVEVVERIRPIRSFPDSDELIRQMDRDDTAVRRVLEGI
- the rpsO gene encoding 30S ribosomal protein S15, giving the protein MSITAEVKAGLIEQYRKNEKDVGSASVQVAILTERIRNLTEHFKTHKKDHHSRRGLLKLVGQRKRLLEYLRRSSFNEYKELIGRLQLRK